Proteins encoded within one genomic window of Streptomyces kaniharaensis:
- a CDS encoding LacI family DNA-binding transcriptional regulator encodes MTAAANQSGRRPTTSRRLERAGIRDVAAAAGVSITTVSDALNGKGRLPDETRSRVREVAERLGYRPSAAARTLRTGRSGLIGLTVTTYGEEPFTFTEFAYFAEMARAATSAALGRGYALVVLPASSRHDVWGNIALDGTVVIDPPDQDPLVSELYRSGVPVVSDGKPGNCPVTAWVDNDHEAAVLGILDHLSEAGARRIGLLTGTSTDTYTRLSTEAYLGWCAKVGQEPVYEAYPAHDPAAGAVAADRLLARPDRPDAVYGLFDPNGTDLLAAARRYGLRVPDDLLLVCCSESDVYASTEPPITTLSLKPRRIGTTVVNLLIDAIEGVDSGTGVDIARLFPPRFRTAGTGPPPGTLMPTELIVRASSQRRSPRTTVSAPRPPGEV; translated from the coding sequence ATGACAGCAGCAGCCAACCAGAGCGGTCGGCGACCCACCACCTCACGGCGTCTGGAGCGGGCCGGCATCCGGGATGTGGCAGCAGCCGCCGGAGTGTCGATCACCACCGTCTCCGACGCGCTGAACGGGAAGGGCCGCCTGCCCGACGAGACCAGAAGCCGGGTGCGCGAGGTCGCCGAGCGCCTCGGCTACCGCCCCTCGGCGGCGGCCCGCACCCTGCGCACCGGACGGTCCGGCCTGATCGGGCTGACCGTCACGACCTACGGTGAAGAGCCGTTCACCTTCACCGAGTTCGCGTACTTCGCCGAGATGGCCCGGGCCGCCACCAGCGCCGCCCTCGGCCGCGGCTACGCGCTGGTGGTGCTGCCCGCCTCCTCCCGGCACGACGTCTGGGGCAACATCGCCCTGGACGGCACCGTGGTGATCGACCCGCCCGACCAGGACCCGCTGGTCAGCGAGCTCTACCGGTCCGGCGTCCCGGTGGTCAGCGACGGCAAGCCCGGCAACTGCCCGGTCACCGCCTGGGTCGACAACGACCACGAGGCCGCCGTGCTCGGCATCCTCGACCACCTCTCCGAGGCCGGCGCCCGCCGGATCGGCCTGCTCACCGGCACCAGCACCGACACCTACACCCGGCTCTCCACCGAGGCCTACCTCGGCTGGTGCGCCAAGGTCGGCCAGGAGCCGGTGTACGAGGCCTACCCCGCGCACGACCCGGCCGCCGGCGCCGTCGCGGCCGACCGACTGCTCGCCCGCCCCGACCGCCCGGACGCCGTCTACGGCCTGTTCGACCCCAACGGCACCGACCTGCTCGCCGCCGCCCGCCGCTACGGCCTGCGGGTGCCCGACGACCTGCTGCTGGTCTGCTGCAGCGAGAGCGACGTCTACGCCTCCACCGAGCCGCCGATCACCACGCTCTCACTCAAGCCGCGCCGGATCGGCACGACCGTCGTCAACCTGCTCATCGACGCCATCGAGGGAGTCGACTCCGGCACCGGCGTCGACATCGCCCGGCTCTTCCCACCGCGCTTCCGCACCGCCGGCACCGGCCCGCCGCCGGGCACCCTGATGCCCACCGAGCTGATCGTCCGCGCATCCTCCCAGCGCCGGAGCCCGCGCACCACCGTCAGCGCTCCCCGCCCCCCGGGCGAGGTCTAG
- a CDS encoding metallophosphoesterase yields the protein MFSHESHPGYEPTLPDQPSPALQFDQLDQLPGRDDPPTIELGPPLPEPGTPTYPYPAPAPDEPPGPLYVVGDVHGYLEELLAELRHQGLIDADGHWAAGRARIWFLGDFTDRGPDGIGVIDLVMQLAAEAAAAGGYCRALMGNHELLFLGAARYGDEPVQSTAGTASFLAAWRLNGGQQHDLDRLQAHHISWLSRLPAIAIEDGHLLLHSDTTAYLEYGESIPDVNDAVHKLLADEGVDEWWDCFRRFTKRFAFRGEAGPMAVHELLDTYGGTRIVHGHSPIPYLTGAVHADDGAPPHIPGPYVYADDLAVAMDGGVTMEGRLLIARLPVN from the coding sequence ATGTTCTCCCACGAGAGCCACCCCGGCTACGAGCCGACCCTGCCCGACCAGCCCTCGCCCGCCCTCCAGTTCGACCAACTCGACCAGCTCCCCGGGCGCGACGACCCGCCGACGATCGAACTCGGTCCGCCGCTCCCCGAGCCCGGCACGCCCACGTACCCGTACCCGGCACCCGCCCCCGACGAGCCCCCGGGCCCGCTCTACGTCGTCGGCGACGTCCACGGCTACCTCGAGGAACTGCTCGCCGAACTCCGCCACCAGGGCCTCATCGACGCCGACGGCCACTGGGCCGCAGGCCGCGCCCGGATCTGGTTCCTCGGCGACTTCACCGACCGCGGCCCGGACGGCATCGGCGTCATCGACCTGGTCATGCAGCTCGCCGCCGAGGCCGCCGCGGCCGGCGGCTACTGCCGGGCCCTGATGGGCAATCACGAACTGCTCTTCCTCGGTGCCGCCAGGTACGGCGACGAACCCGTCCAGTCCACCGCGGGCACCGCCTCCTTCCTCGCCGCCTGGCGACTCAACGGCGGCCAGCAGCACGACCTCGACCGCCTCCAGGCGCACCACATCAGCTGGCTCTCCCGGCTGCCCGCCATCGCCATCGAGGACGGCCACCTGCTGCTGCACTCCGACACCACCGCCTACCTGGAGTACGGCGAGTCCATCCCCGACGTCAACGACGCCGTCCACAAGCTGCTCGCCGACGAGGGCGTGGACGAGTGGTGGGACTGCTTCCGCCGCTTCACCAAGCGCTTCGCCTTCCGCGGTGAGGCCGGCCCGATGGCCGTCCACGAGCTCCTCGACACCTACGGCGGCACCCGGATCGTGCACGGGCACAGCCCGATCCCGTACCTCACCGGCGCGGTGCACGCTGACGACGGCGCGCCGCCGCACATCCCCGGCCCGTACGTCTACGCCGACGACCTCGCCGTCGCCATGGACGGCGGCGTCACCATGGAAGGGCGCCTGCTCATCGCCCGACTACCCGTCAACTGA
- a CDS encoding stealth family protein, whose translation MTQTDQSALPTPGTGDGHPPRGRARHAPGATGLLARLGWATGRRTASPAPRTREDELLAVHPALVRDAGLLAEVRADLTPAAARAENLTLATAALTGHGIPYVLAEDARRPDEPERHHVAVPLEHRAAALQALETACAGRHVYLEPISWGPGPGPGLAPGLTAAVAAAEACPDQADAPQRLIRGVRVFRPFVTPSRSLRYGAEHGCEIKFWQPCDGPDGGAIVPYGDTRAGWWVPSLAPAARVTVAGRHHGVPAAFARRLVEDVDFPIDAVYTWVDDTDPRWRERCARSAVPTPPSAAGRPHGTEPERFRNRDELRYSLRSLAMYAPWIRHVHLVTDDQVPDWLDTGHPGITVVPHRELFDDPSVLPVFNSRAIESQLHRIEGLTEHFVYFNDDMFLGRELGPGFFFQSNGAARLFQDAVIPPNAVRSEDDAYTAGQKNTRDAVAGRHGRTPVRTFSHAPRAAHRSLLALNTTEFTAELNRTAAETFRAHGSLSPFTLYGYTAYLTGRAVFAEADEVFLDIGRPDGLRRLPELLAERRAAVFCLNDVTTGVVDPAVQDAAVRAFLDAYLPVPGPFEKPVPPSLPQPARPAPVNALIE comes from the coding sequence ATGACTCAGACCGACCAGTCCGCGCTGCCGACACCCGGTACCGGCGACGGCCACCCGCCCCGCGGCCGCGCCCGGCACGCACCGGGCGCGACCGGCCTGCTGGCCCGACTCGGCTGGGCGACCGGACGCCGGACCGCCTCGCCCGCCCCCCGAACCCGCGAGGACGAGCTGCTCGCCGTGCACCCGGCGCTGGTCCGGGACGCCGGCCTGCTCGCCGAGGTCCGCGCCGACCTGACCCCGGCCGCCGCGCGGGCCGAGAACCTCACGCTGGCCACCGCCGCACTGACCGGCCACGGCATCCCGTACGTCCTGGCCGAGGACGCCCGCCGGCCCGACGAGCCCGAACGCCACCACGTCGCCGTCCCGTTGGAGCACCGCGCCGCCGCGCTCCAGGCCCTGGAGACCGCCTGCGCCGGCCGGCACGTCTACCTCGAACCGATCAGCTGGGGCCCGGGGCCCGGACCGGGCCTCGCCCCCGGCCTCACCGCCGCCGTCGCCGCCGCCGAGGCCTGCCCCGACCAGGCCGACGCCCCGCAGCGGCTGATCCGCGGCGTCCGGGTGTTCCGGCCGTTCGTCACCCCGTCGCGGAGCCTGCGGTACGGCGCCGAGCACGGCTGCGAGATCAAGTTCTGGCAGCCGTGCGACGGCCCCGACGGCGGCGCGATCGTCCCGTACGGCGACACCCGCGCCGGCTGGTGGGTGCCCTCGCTCGCCCCGGCCGCCCGCGTCACCGTCGCCGGCCGGCACCACGGCGTCCCGGCCGCCTTCGCCCGGCGGCTGGTCGAGGACGTCGACTTCCCGATCGACGCCGTCTACACCTGGGTGGACGACACCGACCCGCGCTGGCGCGAACGCTGCGCCCGAAGCGCCGTACCCACCCCGCCGAGCGCCGCCGGCCGGCCGCACGGCACCGAACCGGAACGGTTCCGCAACCGTGACGAACTCCGGTACAGCCTGCGCTCGTTGGCGATGTACGCGCCGTGGATCCGGCACGTCCACCTGGTCACCGACGACCAGGTCCCCGACTGGCTGGACACCGGACACCCGGGCATCACCGTCGTCCCGCACCGCGAGCTGTTCGACGACCCGAGCGTGCTGCCGGTCTTCAACTCCCGTGCGATCGAGTCCCAGCTGCACCGGATCGAGGGACTCACCGAGCACTTCGTCTACTTCAACGACGACATGTTCCTCGGCCGCGAGCTGGGCCCCGGCTTCTTCTTCCAGAGCAACGGCGCCGCCCGGCTCTTCCAGGACGCGGTCATCCCGCCGAACGCCGTCCGCTCCGAGGACGACGCCTACACGGCCGGACAGAAGAACACCCGGGACGCCGTCGCCGGGAGGCACGGCCGCACCCCCGTCCGGACGTTCAGCCACGCCCCCCGGGCCGCCCACCGCAGCCTGCTGGCGCTCAACACGACGGAGTTCACGGCCGAACTGAACCGGACCGCCGCCGAGACCTTCCGGGCCCACGGCAGCCTCTCCCCGTTCACCCTCTACGGGTACACCGCCTACCTCACGGGCCGGGCCGTCTTCGCCGAGGCCGACGAGGTGTTCCTCGACATCGGCCGGCCGGACGGGCTGCGGCGGCTGCCCGAACTGCTCGCCGAGCGGCGGGCGGCGGTCTTCTGCCTGAACGACGTCACCACCGGGGTCGTCGATCCCGCCGTCCAGGACGCCGCCGTCCGGGCGTTCCTCGACGCGTACCTCCCCGTCCCCGGCCCCTTCGAGAAGCCCGTGCCGCCCTCGCTCCCACAGCCCGCCCGACCGGCCCCGGTGAACGCCCTGATCGAGTGA
- a CDS encoding RCC1-like domain-containing protein: MPAANRPTHRRRLRGTLALVTAALTAVLLPGTWQTAHADPGQTRDIRPAAPGAPLTWGSNESGELGDGSIAPRSLAPGRVCGGAPCTSPLHDTIALSANGSHTLALQSDGTVLAWGSNLFGQLGIGTTTTSTTPARVCAPGATAPCTSFLNNVVAVAAGGGHSLALRADGTILAWGDNLYGELGNGTNGNSTTPVQVCAIGTCGAPLGNVVSIAAGFSHSLALLGNGLIVAWGDNANGQLGDGTTTNRNMPVITTSGDYGAIAAGFSHSLALRTDGTVYAWGDNTYGELGDGTNTERHTPTQVCAPSTCDSAKLSGIAAISAEGFHSVALRSEGTVRAWGSNGFGQLGDGTNTDANLPVRVCAPGATAPCGTFLTGISAVAGGYQHTLALRSDGGVHSWGANYAGQLGNGTTSNSNTPVRVCQVNSCADQLTGISAVAADNYSSLALSRSATGT, translated from the coding sequence ATGCCCGCCGCCAACCGCCCCACCCACCGCCGTCGCCTGCGCGGCACGCTCGCCCTCGTCACCGCAGCCCTGACAGCCGTGCTGCTGCCCGGCACCTGGCAGACCGCACACGCCGACCCGGGACAGACCAGGGACATCAGACCCGCCGCCCCGGGCGCGCCGCTGACCTGGGGGAGCAACGAGAGCGGCGAGCTCGGCGACGGCTCCATCGCCCCGCGGAGCCTCGCCCCCGGGCGCGTCTGCGGCGGCGCCCCGTGCACCAGCCCGCTGCACGACACCATCGCGCTCTCCGCCAACGGCAGCCACACCCTGGCCCTCCAATCCGACGGCACCGTCCTCGCCTGGGGATCCAACCTCTTCGGCCAGCTCGGCATCGGCACGACCACCACGTCCACCACCCCGGCGAGAGTCTGCGCCCCCGGCGCGACCGCGCCCTGCACCAGTTTCCTGAACAACGTCGTCGCCGTCGCGGCCGGCGGCGGCCATAGCCTGGCCCTGCGCGCCGACGGCACCATCCTCGCCTGGGGCGACAACCTCTACGGCGAACTCGGCAACGGCACCAACGGCAACTCCACCACCCCGGTCCAGGTCTGCGCGATCGGCACCTGCGGCGCCCCACTGGGCAACGTGGTCTCCATCGCCGCCGGCTTCTCCCACAGCCTGGCACTGCTCGGCAACGGCCTCATCGTCGCCTGGGGGGACAACGCCAACGGCCAGCTCGGCGACGGCACCACCACCAACCGCAACATGCCCGTCATCACCACATCCGGTGACTACGGCGCCATCGCAGCCGGCTTCAGCCACAGCCTGGCCCTGCGCACGGACGGCACCGTCTACGCCTGGGGCGACAACACCTACGGCGAACTCGGCGACGGGACCAACACCGAGCGGCACACCCCCACCCAGGTCTGCGCCCCGAGCACCTGCGACAGCGCCAAGCTGAGCGGCATCGCCGCCATCTCCGCCGAAGGCTTCCACAGCGTGGCACTGCGCTCGGAGGGCACCGTCCGCGCCTGGGGAAGCAACGGCTTCGGCCAGCTCGGCGACGGCACCAACACCGACGCCAACCTGCCCGTCCGGGTCTGCGCCCCCGGCGCGACCGCGCCCTGCGGCACATTCCTGACCGGCATCAGTGCCGTCGCCGGCGGCTACCAACACACCTTGGCCCTGCGATCCGACGGCGGGGTGCACAGCTGGGGGGCCAACTACGCCGGCCAGCTGGGGAACGGCACCACCAGCAACAGCAACACCCCGGTCCGGGTCTGCCAAGTCAACAGCTGCGCCGACCAGCTGACCGGCATCAGCGCCGTCGCCGCCGACAACTACTCCAGCCTGGCGCTGTCCCGCTCCGCGACCGGCACCTGA
- a CDS encoding type II toxin-antitoxin system VapC family toxin, which translates to MASSRLRLVGPDRGRPVTLVDSCVLLDLMTDDENWADWSEAALSKAQDEGEVVINPIVYAEVSVAYAAIEDLDAVLPAEDFAREPLPYEAGFLAGKAFLLYRKRGGQKISPLPDFYIGAHAAVRGYRLLTRDASRYRTYFPTIELICP; encoded by the coding sequence GTGGCGAGTAGTCGGTTGAGGCTGGTCGGCCCGGACCGGGGCCGGCCGGTGACCTTGGTGGACTCCTGCGTGCTGCTCGACCTGATGACGGACGATGAGAACTGGGCCGATTGGTCGGAGGCCGCGTTGTCCAAGGCCCAGGACGAGGGGGAGGTGGTGATCAACCCGATCGTCTACGCGGAGGTCTCGGTGGCGTATGCCGCGATCGAGGACTTGGACGCGGTCCTGCCCGCCGAGGACTTCGCGCGAGAGCCGCTCCCCTACGAGGCAGGGTTTCTGGCAGGCAAGGCATTTCTGCTGTACCGCAAGCGCGGCGGGCAGAAGATCTCACCTCTGCCGGACTTCTACATCGGAGCGCATGCGGCTGTGCGTGGATATCGGCTGCTCACGCGCGACGCCTCGCGCTATCGGACCTACTTTCCGACCATCGAACTGATCTGTCCCTGA
- a CDS encoding AbrB/MazE/SpoVT family DNA-binding domain-containing protein, which yields MRLNSKGQVTIPADLREKCGLRPGDEVDVIEEDGVLRIVRREGYGTRGQRVARRMRGSAAGGMSTDEIMELLRGE from the coding sequence ATGCGGCTCAACAGCAAGGGGCAGGTCACCATCCCCGCGGACCTTCGCGAGAAGTGCGGTCTGCGACCCGGGGACGAGGTGGACGTCATCGAGGAGGACGGCGTCCTGCGGATAGTGCGCCGGGAGGGGTACGGCACCAGAGGGCAGCGGGTGGCCCGCCGGATGAGGGGAAGCGCCGCGGGCGGAATGTCCACGGACGAGATCATGGAGCTACTGCGTGGCGAGTAG
- a CDS encoding BRO-N domain-containing protein: MQPPLARKSCEEASSGPPLGAGKPWRVAADVASVLQIARAHDAVRGLDDDEKGTDTIRTPGGDQQVSIISESGLYSLVLRSRKPDTKKFRRWVTHEVLPAIRRTGRYAVEDHTASALPSETAAVFGSVARAGLEALLALARTDPRDAAAVIAEALSQTHPDQVSTITSGLLVNRGPEAPPEVPPISSGTPPEMPAQRAASAPLWHTRIPENAIPFSAWWRSSAASSTGPSSVATSSSRSPVTPDYCDG, encoded by the coding sequence ATGCAGCCCCCACTCGCCCGGAAGTCATGCGAGGAAGCGTCGTCCGGTCCTCCACTCGGCGCGGGAAAGCCCTGGCGGGTGGCCGCCGATGTCGCCTCGGTGCTGCAGATCGCCCGCGCGCATGATGCCGTACGCGGGCTCGACGACGACGAGAAGGGTACGGATACTATCCGCACCCCCGGCGGTGACCAGCAGGTTTCCATCATCAGCGAGTCCGGCCTCTACTCGTTGGTCCTTCGCTCCAGGAAGCCCGACACCAAGAAGTTCCGCCGCTGGGTCACCCACGAAGTACTACCCGCCATCCGAAGGACCGGCCGGTACGCGGTCGAAGATCACACGGCTTCGGCTCTGCCGTCCGAGACCGCCGCGGTCTTCGGATCCGTCGCTCGGGCCGGTCTGGAGGCACTCCTCGCCTTGGCCCGCACCGACCCTCGTGATGCCGCCGCCGTGATCGCCGAGGCACTGTCACAAACGCATCCCGACCAAGTGTCGACGATCACGTCGGGACTTCTGGTCAACCGCGGCCCTGAAGCACCGCCTGAGGTGCCACCCATCTCCTCCGGGACGCCACCCGAAATGCCTGCGCAACGGGCAGCATCGGCGCCTCTCTGGCACACTCGGATCCCTGAGAACGCCATTCCCTTCAGCGCTTGGTGGAGATCCTCAGCTGCGAGTTCAACCGGCCCGAGCTCAGTCGCGACCAGCTCTTCGCGATCGCCCGTGACGCCCGACTACTGCGACGGTTGA
- a CDS encoding serine/threonine-protein kinase, whose translation MATAEPRKPGRRFKELGDSPPEQVATLLRSWLKEADLTVAGLHAQLRPEHFGHADDTLVPSQRQLYEPLKGERLSWAFVEAVADICSSDNADRQRRLDEIAPLWRAANDATMAMGPVLDRDQLMVRLLATQDELDKLRWRLDESEQARHQAEQTALLLTALLTAYRPHDAQAGKGSEHGTRALFGTIPRNPVPDAHLDPELIDGRYRLRELIGQGGAGALWEAIDTRLDRRVALKLIETPHSRDREGFLARARTEAWALARVNHPNVVAIHDVVDLGNEIWTVMELLNPRSLDRVLREHAPLPVDETARIGLDLLHGISAVHGHGILHRDVKPENVLFRQDGSAVLVDFGLAVFHETASPTNSDGTVMGSPPFIAPERWRGQDLPASDLWSLGTVLYTMVEGRSPFDDTSPGVVGYRIAHGEYPPAVHAGPALSGLITAMLDLEPANRPTTDDIERELLRFVDRSTRTDPRIILRDHPDTPLGRMLIPVGVKLAKSRGLAPPPAAD comes from the coding sequence GTGGCAACCGCCGAGCCGAGGAAGCCGGGACGACGGTTCAAGGAGTTAGGCGACAGCCCCCCGGAACAGGTCGCCACCTTGCTGCGGAGCTGGCTGAAGGAAGCCGACCTGACCGTAGCCGGCCTGCACGCACAGCTCCGCCCCGAACACTTCGGCCATGCCGACGACACGCTTGTCCCGTCGCAGCGCCAGCTTTACGAACCACTCAAGGGCGAAAGGCTCTCCTGGGCCTTCGTCGAGGCCGTCGCAGACATCTGCTCGAGCGACAATGCCGATCGCCAGCGCAGACTCGATGAGATCGCCCCACTGTGGCGTGCGGCCAACGACGCGACAATGGCCATGGGCCCCGTCCTGGACCGTGACCAGCTCATGGTTCGGCTGCTGGCCACCCAGGACGAACTCGACAAGCTCCGGTGGCGACTCGACGAGAGCGAACAAGCCCGTCACCAGGCTGAACAGACAGCCCTCCTGTTGACCGCGCTCTTGACCGCCTACCGCCCCCACGACGCGCAAGCGGGTAAGGGCTCCGAACATGGCACCAGGGCATTGTTCGGAACAATCCCGCGTAACCCCGTACCCGACGCCCATCTCGATCCGGAGCTGATAGACGGTCGATACCGTCTGCGTGAACTGATCGGCCAGGGTGGTGCCGGAGCACTTTGGGAGGCGATCGACACTCGCCTCGACCGCCGTGTTGCGCTCAAGCTGATCGAGACGCCTCACTCCCGTGACCGCGAGGGCTTCCTCGCCAGGGCGCGCACCGAGGCATGGGCCCTCGCCCGGGTCAACCACCCCAACGTGGTTGCCATCCACGACGTTGTCGACCTCGGGAACGAGATCTGGACCGTCATGGAACTCCTCAATCCGCGCAGCCTGGACCGGGTCCTGCGCGAACACGCCCCGTTACCCGTCGATGAGACGGCCCGCATAGGTCTCGACCTCCTGCACGGGATCTCGGCTGTTCACGGCCACGGCATCCTGCACAGGGATGTCAAGCCGGAGAACGTTCTGTTCCGGCAGGACGGAAGCGCCGTCCTCGTCGACTTCGGGCTAGCGGTGTTCCACGAGACAGCAAGCCCCACGAACTCCGATGGGACTGTCATGGGCTCGCCGCCATTCATCGCTCCGGAGCGCTGGCGGGGCCAGGATCTCCCGGCCTCTGACCTTTGGTCGCTCGGCACTGTTCTCTACACCATGGTCGAGGGCAGGAGCCCGTTCGATGACACGTCTCCCGGCGTCGTCGGTTATCGGATAGCCCATGGGGAGTACCCGCCCGCCGTGCACGCCGGTCCCGCGCTGAGCGGGCTCATCACCGCGATGCTCGATCTGGAGCCGGCGAATCGGCCGACTACGGATGACATAGAACGCGAGTTGCTTCGGTTCGTCGACCGGTCCACTCGAACGGACCCTCGGATCATCCTCCGTGACCACCCGGATACCCCGCTCGGTCGGATGTTGATCCCGGTAGGGGTCAAGCTCGCCAAGTCCCGGGGCCTGGCTCCGCCGCCTGCTGCGGACTAG
- a CDS encoding thiamine biosynthesis protein ThiC — translation MKISQKIRDEHGDGSTAVNTDYDAEGVAGMQAMSEGFRAQGNWVYLPLADRHRDAVGGRTG, via the coding sequence ATGAAGATCTCCCAGAAGATCCGCGACGAGCACGGCGACGGCTCCACCGCCGTGAACACCGACTACGACGCGGAGGGCGTGGCCGGCATGCAGGCCATGTCCGAGGGGTTCAGGGCCCAGGGCAATTGGGTCTACCTCCCGCTGGCGGACCGACACCGCGACGCCGTGGGCGGCCGGACCGGGTGA
- a CDS encoding TMEM175 family protein, which yields MAETAARPTGRMHGESDEAELVSPERLIYFSDAVIAIAITLLALELPVPHGEVHGNGGVLHFLREHLTEYVAFLISFSAVAMHWLFHQRLFRYAKGLTGSAIHWNLLWLLMIVTMPFATKLLTNEADAFQIQFTAYAASQALAGLFLWRAFSALRHRGLLKDHTPPSVITNTLSWNAAMVVTFTASIPVALVTHSASLCWTLLPAIRLALRFVRPERR from the coding sequence ATGGCCGAGACGGCTGCGCGACCCACAGGCAGGATGCACGGAGAGTCCGACGAGGCCGAGCTGGTCAGCCCGGAACGGTTGATCTACTTCTCGGACGCCGTGATCGCCATCGCCATCACGCTGCTTGCGCTGGAGCTACCGGTCCCGCACGGAGAGGTCCACGGCAACGGCGGTGTTCTGCACTTCCTGCGTGAGCACCTGACGGAGTACGTGGCGTTCTTGATCAGCTTCTCGGCCGTCGCCATGCACTGGCTGTTCCATCAGCGCCTGTTCCGTTACGCGAAGGGGCTGACGGGTAGCGCGATCCACTGGAACCTGCTGTGGCTGCTCATGATCGTCACCATGCCGTTCGCCACCAAGCTGCTGACCAATGAGGCCGACGCGTTCCAGATCCAGTTCACCGCCTACGCGGCCAGCCAGGCTCTCGCGGGTCTGTTCCTCTGGCGGGCCTTCTCCGCACTGCGACACCGCGGGCTACTGAAGGACCACACCCCACCCTCGGTGATCACCAACACCCTGTCCTGGAACGCCGCAATGGTCGTGACATTCACGGCGTCGATACCTGTCGCGCTGGTCACTCACTCGGCCTCACTGTGCTGGACGCTGCTCCCGGCGATCCGGCTCGCCCTGCGCTTCGTCCGTCCCGAGCGCCGCTGA
- a CDS encoding PadR family transcriptional regulator has product MSLRHAILGLLAENPSSGYDLMKRFETSLAFVWPAKQSQVYGELARLSEAGLIEVTGTGARNRREYGITDAGRAELRDWMIGPGSEAAYRSPALLRVFFLWTLQREEGAAYLQEFARRNKARHAFLESLRDGAEWRGDPVQVCEWLALEFGIRASQSSGDWAEWAAEQLTEHL; this is encoded by the coding sequence ATGAGCCTGCGCCACGCGATCCTGGGCCTGCTGGCCGAGAACCCCAGTAGCGGATACGACCTCATGAAGCGCTTCGAGACCTCGCTCGCCTTCGTCTGGCCGGCGAAGCAGAGCCAGGTCTACGGCGAGCTCGCCAGACTCAGCGAGGCCGGGTTGATCGAGGTCACCGGCACCGGCGCCCGCAATCGCCGCGAGTACGGCATCACCGATGCGGGGCGCGCCGAACTGAGGGACTGGATGATCGGGCCCGGCTCCGAGGCCGCCTACCGCAGCCCCGCACTGCTGCGCGTCTTCTTCCTGTGGACGCTGCAGCGCGAGGAGGGCGCCGCCTACCTCCAGGAATTCGCCCGCCGCAACAAGGCGCGCCACGCCTTCCTCGAAAGCCTCCGTGACGGCGCGGAGTGGCGCGGTGATCCCGTCCAGGTCTGCGAGTGGCTGGCACTGGAGTTCGGGATCCGCGCCTCCCAGTCCTCCGGGGACTGGGCGGAGTGGGCAGCTGAGCAGCTGACCGAGCACCTGTAG